The Ornithinibacillus sp. 4-3 region GGAGCTGTACCACCATTAATTGGCTGGGCTGCAATTAGTCCAGAGTTACATATTGTTCCCATTATTTTATTTTTGATTATGTTCATATGGCAAACGCCGCATTTCCTTGCATTAGCAATGAAAAACCATGATCAATATAAAGCTGCTGGAATACCAATGTTGCCAGTTGTATATGGTTTTGAATTTACGAAGCGCCAAATCATTGTTTATATTGCATGTTTAGTCCCATTGCCATTCTTTTTGAGTGCACTTGGCACAACATTTCTTGTGATAGCCACAACTCTTAATATTGGATGGTTAGTAATTGGCTTAGCTGGTTTATTTATTAAAAACGATTTGAAGTGGGCAAATGTAGTTTTCTTTTATTCACTAAACTATCTCCTAATTCTTTTTGGGTTAATGGTGTTAGTGACAATTTTGAATCCCCTTTAGTTCAAAACTTATCCTTACAATATCCAAAAAATATATAAGGAAGAGACAAATAGAAAGAGAGGTATGCATACATGAAAACTTGGTTAGGAAAATCTAGAGCTTTGTTTTTATTAGGCTCATTAGCACTGTTACTTGCCGGATGTGGTAGAGAAAACTTAACTGCTCTTGTACCAAAAGGTTACGGTGCTCAATCATCTATGAATTTAATAATCTTAACTATTGTCATTATGACATTTGTTTTCTTAGCAGTAATGATTGCTTATGTAGTCATTATTCTCCGTTTTCGTAAGAAGAAGGGGAGAGAAGATTTTATACCAAAACAAGTAGAAGGTAGTCACACACTTGAAACGATTTGGACTGCTATACCGATTATTTTAGTATTAATTATGGCTGTACCAACAGTTATTGCTACATTTGATTTGGCAGATACATCAGATCAAGATGAGCATATTAATATTGACGTAACAGGAAAACAATACTGGTGGCATTTTGATTATCCAGGAGAAGAGTTTCAAACAAGTCAGGAATTATATATTCCAGTAAACACAAAAGTATATGTGAATTTAAAAACTGATGATGTTCTTCACTCTTTCTGGGTACCTAGTATTTCAGGAAAATTGGATGCTAACCCAGAGAACTTAAACACATTGTTTATTGAAGCATACGAAGAAGGGGTTTACTTTGGTAAGTGTGCAGAGCTTTGCGGTCCTTCTCACTCTTTAATGGACTTTAAAGTTGTCGTAGTAAGTGAAGAAGATTATGAAACTTGGGTACAGGATATGAAAGACTTTGATCCAGAACAGCTAGAATTAGATGCTGTAGCTCAAGAAGGTAAAGAATTATTTGAAGGAAATAGCTGTCTAAACTGTCACGCGATTGGTTCTCAAAGTGGATATATTGAAAATTCAGTTCCAGTTGGTCCAGACTTAACTGCTTTCGGTACAAGATCTAGACTTGCAGGAATTAAACCATTTACGAAAGAGAATATCGTTGACTGGTTAGTTGATCCTGAAGCGATTAAACCTGATAATAAAATGACAGGCGCTTATCCTGAATTAAGTAATGAGGAAGCTGAGAAGATTGCTGAATATTTATTGCAATTAAATCCTTCTGAAGTGGGCCCTGATACAGTTGGTGCTCAATAACATCATATTAATTTAGATTACTAAAGGAGGTAAATTTCGTGAGTGTAGCAACTGCTGGAAAACAAAAATCCGTTTTATGGGATTGGTTAACAACAGTAGACCATAAGAAAATTGGGATATTGTATTTGGCTGGCGGAGGTTTCTTTTTCTTACTTGCAGGATTAGAAGCACTTATTGTCCGTATTCAATTGATTAAGCCAGAAAATGATTTTATTAGTGCGGGACTATTTAATGAAATGATTACAATGCATGGAACAACAATGCTATTTTTAGCGGCAATGCCGATATTGTTTGGTTTCATGAACTATGTTATGCCACTACAAATTGGTGCACGTGATGTATCGTTTCCATTCCTAAATACATTAGGTTTTTGGTTATTTTTATTTGGTGGTATTTTACTTAATTGTAGTTGGTTTTTAGGTGGAGCTCCAGATGCTGGATGGACTTCTTATGCATCTCTAGCTATGTATTCACCTGGACATGGTGTAGATTTCTATATACTTGGGTTACAGATTTCAGGTGCAGGTACGTTAATGGGTGGTATTAACTTGATTGCCACAATCGTTACGATGCGTGGACCTGGTATGACTTACATGAGAATGCCATTATTTACATGGGCTACGCTGATTACAAGCATTTTAGTTCTATTTGCTTTCCCAGCGCTTACAATTAACTTATTCTTATTAATGTTTGACCGTATGTTCGGAAGTGCATTCTTTGATGTTGCTTTAGGCGGTAACACCGTTATTTATCAGCATTTATTCTGGATTTTTGGTCACCCTGAGGTTTATATTTTAATCTTACCTCTATTCGGTGTATTTAGTGATGTATTCTCTACATTCTCTAAGAAGAGATTATTTGGATATACTGCAATGGTATTTGCAACTATGTTAATTGCCTTTTTAGGATTCATGGTTTGGGCTCACCACATGTTTACAGTTGGTTTAGGTCCAGTCGCAAACTCTATCTTTGCTGTAGGTACAATGGCAATTGCAGTACCAACAGGTATTAAAATATTTAACTGGCTAGCAACAATGTGGGGCGGTAATATTACGATTAACTCTGCAATGTTGTGGGCATTAGGATTTATCCCTTCATTCACAATTGGTGGTATGACTGGTGTAATGTTAGGTTCTAACGTTGCCGATTATCAGTACCATGATACGTATTTCGTAGTAGCTCACTTCCACTACGTAATTGTTGGGGGATCCGTTTTCGGTATCTTTAGTGCACTGCATTACTGGTGGCCGAAGATGTTTGGACGTATTTTAAATGAAACATTAGGTAAAATTACATTCTGGATATTCTTTATTGGATTCCATTTAACATTCTTTATTCAACATTTCTTAGGTTTAATGGGAATGCCTCGTCGTTATTGGGTTTTCTTAGAAGACCAGGGATTAGATTTAGGGAATATGATTAGTTCGATTGGTGCTTTACTCATGGGAGTTGGGGCAATTATCTTCCTAATAAACGTATTT contains the following coding sequences:
- the coxB gene encoding cytochrome c oxidase subunit II — its product is MKTWLGKSRALFLLGSLALLLAGCGRENLTALVPKGYGAQSSMNLIILTIVIMTFVFLAVMIAYVVIILRFRKKKGREDFIPKQVEGSHTLETIWTAIPIILVLIMAVPTVIATFDLADTSDQDEHINIDVTGKQYWWHFDYPGEEFQTSQELYIPVNTKVYVNLKTDDVLHSFWVPSISGKLDANPENLNTLFIEAYEEGVYFGKCAELCGPSHSLMDFKVVVVSEEDYETWVQDMKDFDPEQLELDAVAQEGKELFEGNSCLNCHAIGSQSGYIENSVPVGPDLTAFGTRSRLAGIKPFTKENIVDWLVDPEAIKPDNKMTGAYPELSNEEAEKIAEYLLQLNPSEVGPDTVGAQ
- the ctaD gene encoding cytochrome c oxidase subunit I, whose product is MSVATAGKQKSVLWDWLTTVDHKKIGILYLAGGGFFFLLAGLEALIVRIQLIKPENDFISAGLFNEMITMHGTTMLFLAAMPILFGFMNYVMPLQIGARDVSFPFLNTLGFWLFLFGGILLNCSWFLGGAPDAGWTSYASLAMYSPGHGVDFYILGLQISGAGTLMGGINLIATIVTMRGPGMTYMRMPLFTWATLITSILVLFAFPALTINLFLLMFDRMFGSAFFDVALGGNTVIYQHLFWIFGHPEVYILILPLFGVFSDVFSTFSKKRLFGYTAMVFATMLIAFLGFMVWAHHMFTVGLGPVANSIFAVGTMAIAVPTGIKIFNWLATMWGGNITINSAMLWALGFIPSFTIGGMTGVMLGSNVADYQYHDTYFVVAHFHYVIVGGSVFGIFSALHYWWPKMFGRILNETLGKITFWIFFIGFHLTFFIQHFLGLMGMPRRYWVFLEDQGLDLGNMISSIGALLMGVGAIIFLINVFVTIKSEKVGADPWDGRSLEWAVSSPPPYYNFEQLPLTRGLDPLWIEKTEGNGKMLPAEPLGDVHMPNGSILPFLMSIGFFVAGLGFIFQVDNALWTIALTGGMAFSIGCMLIRSLKDDHGYYIPKEELEKELERKAD